DNA sequence from the Gemmatimonadota bacterium genome:
GACATAATCCAGCGCGTCTTCTGCCTGTACGCCTTTTGCTTCTCGGCCTATTACGACGGCCAATTCGCCTTCCCAATCTACGCCTCTTGCGATGGGGGGGATCAAAATTTGATCGCCCGGTCCAATTACTGTCGATGTTGGGGGCTTCATAAATACGCGCGGCGTTTCCTTGTCCTGAATTTGCATCTTGGTCGTGCCGCTTTCTTCAATGTGATCCTGATAATTGCCCGCCAGGCAGAATAATTTGCGCGGATTGGGCATTGGTGCGCTCAATTTGACGTCGCTGACGGCAAAGCTGGTCTCGCCATCCGGTGTGCCATTCAAACGCTTTTCAGCATCAGCCGCCGCCTGTTGTGCCGCAGACCGTCCTTCTGCTCCGGCTTCGAGAAGGGTCAGCATATCCGTGAAAAAGGGAGGGTTTTCCGATTGGGCTAATGCGCTGTCTGCTGCGGCGAGATCGACGATAATCGAATCATTTGCGACGACTGCGCCAATGGATTCTGCACCGCCGACTGAATAAGTTGCGAGTTTCATGTTTTCTCCTTGTGCGAATGCTCAATGACTGGTAAACGACAATGGGAATGTCGGTTCTTGTGTCTGCTTTTGGGTGGGGGTTTCAATCTTTTGATGATAATATTCTTCGACGAATTGCGCCAGATTTTTGCTCGCCTCTTCAAAGACTATTTTGCCCTTTTCTGCGGTTGCCTTTTCCGCCTCGCCCATCACGCCCGAATCTGTATATTGACTCGTCCATTCAATGATTCCCACAGGTCCTCTGCTGAACAGATCGGTCCAGACAAATTTGGATCCTCGCTTATTGGTCCTGGCGATTTCGCTCTTGATTTTATCCTTGCGCACGCTTTCTGGAGACAAATGGAGCAACATGGATGTTTCCAATTCGCCCGCATGCGAACATCCGCCGGGAAATACGCTTTCGCGCCATTCTTTGTCAAAGTCCGGATCAACCTTGAGCAATTGCCACCACGAGCAGAAAGCACAACTCGCGTCTGTTTCTACGATTGTGCGCCGGGCGACCATTTCGACCAGGTTGTGGTTGGAACCGTGTCCGTTGACGAGGATCATTTTTTTAAAGCCGTGATAGGCAAGGCTTTTGCAGATGTCCAGCAGGTACTGAATGAAGTGTTCGTAGTGTATATTCAGCGAGCCGGGAAAATCCATGACGTGGTGTACATAGCCATAACTCACGGGCGGTAGCACCAGGCTGTATTCCGGTTTTAAGCGCGCGCCTTCGGTCGCCACGGCATTGGCACATAGATGATCGACTTTCAAGGGCAAGTGATGCCCGTGCTGTTCGACTGCGCCGGTTGGAATAATCGGAATTTTTCCCATTTCCACAGCTTCGTTCACTTCGGGCCAGGTCAGTTCGTCAAATTTGTAAATATCTTTTACAGAAGCCATTTTTTTACCTTTCATTGTCATTTGCGGATGGAGACCTTGCCGCCACTCGATTCTGTCACTTTGACGGGTGTTGCGCCGCCGCGCACCACGATGTCGCTACCAGAGTTGGCATGGGCGTTTACAGTTTCTGTTACAATAACGGTGATATCGGCACCACTGGAAGCCCGTAGATTGCCATGCTGGCAAGAGAGATCG
Encoded proteins:
- a CDS encoding fumarylacetoacetate hydrolase family protein → MKLATYSVGGAESIGAVVANDSIIVDLAAADSALAQSENPPFFTDMLTLLEAGAEGRSAAQQAAADAEKRLNGTPDGETSFAVSDVKLSAPMPNPRKLFCLAGNYQDHIEESGTTKMQIQDKETPRVFMKPPTSTVIGPGDQILIPPIARGVDWEGELAVVIGREAKGVQAEDALDYVAGYTVMNDVSERMLQIKKRTDSRPRDEWFDWLNGKWLDTFAPQGPWIVTSDEITDPHTLDISTYVNGDRKQHNNTGQMLYPVDKIIEYISAIITLEPGDLISTGTISGVGDTTGTYMQPGDKVEIEISGIGRLVNTVAASEK
- a CDS encoding creatininase family protein, which gives rise to MTMKGKKMASVKDIYKFDELTWPEVNEAVEMGKIPIIPTGAVEQHGHHLPLKVDHLCANAVATEGARLKPEYSLVLPPVSYGYVHHVMDFPGSLNIHYEHFIQYLLDICKSLAYHGFKKMILVNGHGSNHNLVEMVARRTIVETDASCAFCSWWQLLKVDPDFDKEWRESVFPGGCSHAGELETSMLLHLSPESVRKDKIKSEIARTNKRGSKFVWTDLFSRGPVGIIEWTSQYTDSGVMGEAEKATAEKGKIVFEEASKNLAQFVEEYYHQKIETPTQKQTQEPTFPLSFTSH